The DNA window GTACTGGACTATCCCTCTGCGGATTCTACCATGATCTCCCATGTAAAGCTGAGCTCATGCTCTTCATTTCCGATTGGCATGAGTTCTCCAGTCTTGCAAGCAGCCTGCCTTCTGCAGCGCTTACACTTAGCACGAGCAGATGACATCCTGCTGCAGTCTGAGCAGGAAGTCCTAGGGCTTTGGAGGCTAGTCTATGATGAATGTCTGGCAACTGTTATAGTAGCTTAAGGCCATGGGTAGAAGATTTAGACATCTTTCCTTGTGGTTCATACCATCTTGGTGGCCTTCATTCACTCAGGCCTTCCCAATTCTGTTGTCTTTAGTGAACTGATGTGGCAATGCAACTCCCCCCTTAAGCCACCCCTATAGTTCCCTTGCCCTCAGGAGAAGCTTTGTGTAGCATCTATGGATGATGGGCTTCCTCCTCCGAGCATAGTCAACGTGCTTTTCAGCAGTATTCTATTTCAGGTTGTGGTCATAGAACAGAAGCTGAAGAGCAAAGAGTTTCTACACGAGCATCCCAGGCTTGGAGATCAGAGACAGCTCCATCTGCACCGAAAGCTCATCTCTGTGAAAAGTGTGTTCCGATTCTTCAAGACATTTTGCACCTGCCAGATCTACCTGGGCAGAAACATAGTGTAGAGGTGTCTTCAAAATGTGATCGGCACCAAAAGCATACCAGTACAGAAAATCCCTTGAAGACGAATGCTGGCAAGGCCTCATACTTGAAACGATGCCTGTTCCATATGTCAGCAAAGTCCTTCCCCAGTTGGGATATTGAGAAGGACCTGCCAGACATACTGAGCCTTCTGAAGTCCCAGGTCTTTCCCAACAGTAAGAAGCCCAGCGAAAGCACTGAGGGTGGGAAAGAAACTCACAGTCATAAAAGTCACAGGTCAGGAGACTGTGGGAAGCCTTCCAGTCAAAAGCAAGCAGTCGTTCACCAGCCAAAAGCCTCTTATGGGAAAAAGCTTTATGAGTGCAGCAAATGTGGGAAAACATTCCGTGGCAAGTACTCGCTTGACCAGCATCAGAGAGTCCACACTGGAGAAAGGCCTTGGGAGTGCAGTGATTGTGGGAAACTCTTTAGCCAAACCTCCCACCTGAATGATCACCGTAGgatacacactggagaaaggcCTTATGAGTGCAGTGAATGCGGAAAATTATTTAGACAGAACTCCAGTCTTGTTGACCACcagaaaattcatactggagCAAGACCTTATGAGTGTAGCCAGTGTGGAAAATCCTTTAGTCAAAAGGCTACACTTGTTAAACACCAGAGAGTTCACACTGGAGAAAGGCCTTACAAGTGTACTGAGTGTGGGAATTCCTTTAGTCAAAGTGCCATTCTTAACCAACACCGGAGAATTCACACTGGAGCAAAGCCTTATGAATGTAACGAGTGTGGGAAATCCTTTAGCCAAAAAGCTACCCTTATTAAACACCAGAGAGTTCACACTGGAGAAAGGCCTTATAAGTGTAGTGaatgtgggaaatccttcagtCAAAGCTCCATCCTTATTCAACACCGGAGAATTCACACAGGGGCAAGGCCCTACGAGTGTGGCCAGTGTGGAAAGTCTTTTAGCCAAAAGTCTGGTCTCATGCAGCATCAGGTAGTTCACACTGGAGAAAGGCCTTATGAATGTGACACATGTGGCAATTCTTTTAGCCAGTGCTCTAGCCTCATTCATCACCAAAAATGTCACAGTGCGCAAGAAACCTCATGAAAGTAGCAAATGTGGATAAGCCTTCATGCCAAGGCAGAACATCATTTAGCTCCTCCAAGTTCATACTTGAGAAAAGCCTTAGACTTACAGGGAATGCCCTCTTTAAGTATTATGACACTAGAGAATCTTCTGAGATTGATCTTCATTCTTCCCCCACCCAGGGGTTTGAGATTACTCAGGAGTTCAGGCATGGGTAGACTCGGGACCTGCTTTGCCCTGAACCAGTCTGATTTTTAACTGTTTAAAGCATGGCTGCAACTCAGCTTTTACCAGGAAATCTACCCTATTGTCTGCTGAAGGTGGCTACATTTTGCTTATCTGCTTCTTTTCAAAGGAGTAGTTTTTAATCAGTGTCACATGACAGTTGGTGAATGTTTGCAACCTTCCGATTACCAGTTggtcactgccttcttcctgttGCTCTGGATTCTACATAGATGCCTTATTCTGAAAGCTACCTTTATTCGTAGAGTCCAGTTTACTAGTGCGAAGGCTGGAAAACACAGACTGAGTTTTCTAGGAAAGGATGGACAGTTTGTGTGGATGTCTCAACTTAGTGTACCTCTGCAGGGAcagcaaaggagaaaagcaaatttttattaCTGCCCGGGAGCTGGAGGGACTTCGTTACTGTAGTTTATGACTTGGAAACTTTCTGTGGTCATCCTGAGGCGAGGTCTGCTGTTGCCACAAGCTCCTGAACTTGTGGGAATGGAatgaatttgctttatttttcgcAGAAGATGTCCTTTTAATGCCCATGACACAGAGGAGAGGCAGCTTGTAAAGGTCTGCAGAGAATGTGCCCCAGTAACAATCAGTCCATAGGCTGGTGTCACACATTAGATGATCATATCTAGATGGGAACCATCACTGACATACAAGCGATGGGTATGGAAGAGTCTTCAGCCAGCCAGATGGAATGTGCCTCTTGTAAAAGTACAGTCTTTGTCTTTTGCTGTGTTCACAGGACCTAGAAATCTGTTTATGTACAATAGTAGAgatcattgtaaaaaaaaaaaaaaaaaaaaaaaacaactaaggtTTTGTGGGATAGTATGGTCTTTCTTGATTATGTACCGCCAATCTGTTGCTATAGAGATATGAAAATGAGATGGAGATCCTGTAGTCCAGGAATGTAGCTATTGTAATCACAATCCAGCTGCTGTGTTTGCAACGTGGTATGCCACCATTACTGCTTGTCATTGTCTCTGGCATTAATGAAGGGCTACCCTTACCCATGCATGAGAACAGAGTTGGATCAAAATGATGCTACCAACCCTCCTGGTTTCCAGAAAGTATGAGTTCCGAGTTCTGTATTCTGAGTCACTTTTTGTAAAGTTTATTAATGTAATAGCGGTCATCTCTATGGTTTATTCTTTGACAAGTCGTGTACTCGTGTGTGATGATGGCCTTGCCTGTGATTTACCTCATAACCTGTTAGAATCTTCCCCCTTTTCCCAGACTTTTAAGTGTTCACTATTTGACTCACAAGAGTATAGTTTgtgaatgaaaacaaaagttgCTTTTTTTCCTAGATATTTTTGGCAAAACATAATTATTTTGAGATCCATCACTGCTGCTTCTTGAATACCTTAGCCTTTTTTATTGCtctgctgtttattttttataattacaaCACTACCCATTGATCTGTTTTTTATCCATTCAGCTCTTGACAGATGCTTAAGTTGAATCCTTTCTTGAGCTGTTACATATAAGACCACAATGAATAAAGGCATATTACTCATTTTGCATATGGTTTATTTCTCTTGAGCCAGTAATTCAATATCtgtaaatatttccatttttaagaaaTTGTCAAAGTAATCTAGATTGATAGAGACCAATggttggttctcaaccttcctaatgctgcaaccctttaatagagttcctcatgttgtggggacccccgcatccttaaaattatttttgttgcgatttcatagctgtaattttgctaccgttatgaattgTAGtataaatatgtgttttctgatggtcttaggcaaccctgtgaaagggttgttcatcTCCAAAGGGGCATGATGCACAGTTTTAAGAATCACTAATCTAGACAGCTGTTGAACTCACTTGTCCACACTCTTGCTAGTGTTTGGTATGGATAATGTGTTTGCTTTGAGCCATTTGATCCATTTAAATAGATGTATAGTAACATAGAATATAGTCTTACTTGCTTTTTTGGTGTTTCATGATATTGAGTGTTgttatgtgttttttttcaacttgtatgtttttaaaactttttggttttttgtatttttgagtgGAAATTGGTGTTATTGTCCTTTTCATTAATAAATAGATGTACACTAACAATATGTATTAagacttcattcattcttcagtgGTTGATAGACTGGTCCTTGGTAAATGGTGGAAAATGTTTTTGAATACAAACACACTATTTTAGCAGTTTTTCCTCTTTAATTCACGGTGTAATAGTCACAGGCACTGCATTCTTTAGACGTTGTCTGCATTAGTAATATTTTCCCTGTCTCTTAAGTCTAGCCATTTCACAGCACGCTAGTACTGGTTTCAATATTTAATTGCAACCCCACCATGGCTAATTCCAAACTGCCACAGTGATAATATCAACTATTGACTTGGGAAGAGATAGCAATACCATGTTTATTTTATCATCATATTGATGCAATAGTCACAGATTACCTGAAGAacataaatatgtaagtaaatCACTAGGAAATGACAACTTTTGATTGCTGCTCTtgcttttttttgctttgaacagtttttttttatttttccattcaaaaaattccacctcctcccctccacccactccccTCATTCTccttcactccccctcctccctccttaagagagagcagggaatcctgccctgtgggaagtccaaggccctccccccctccatccaggcctaggaaggtgtgcatccaaatagactaggatcccaaaaagccagtatatgcagtaaaaacaagtcccagtgccattatcattggcttctcagtctgtccccattatcagccacattcagagagtccggtttgattacaCGCTTGTTCAGTCCCTTTCCAGCTGGATTTGGGAGCTGCCCTtggttttttaaagataatttaattGAGTTGTAATTATGTTAACAAAATTATGTATGTAAACACTGTtgtaatatacatattttaaattatattgtttCCTAATACCCTTTTTAATCTATCCCTCTAAATGTAAAATGGGCATAAGGATATATTCAACCCTTGTAATGGATATTTTCATCTCTGCAAATAGTAAGGATTATGTGAGGAAAGCCTATGAATGCTTACAAATGAGTTGCAATTAACTgtgcatatatagatatatacataatGCCAAGTAGTTTTTTTCTGTGTGACAGTCTTATGTAGTCTAGGTTGCCCTTGAGTTCATTAGCTGAGACTGGTCTTGGacttctcctcctgcctctgcctgtctagtgctgggattatgcgAATGTTCGCcctgcccagtttatgtggtgctggaggacaAATGCAGAGCTCCATGCCTGCTAGATAAATACTCACCAGCTAAGCTACATCCCAGTCCTGAATTTTGATAGATCTCTACtttctgatttgttttggttttgtttttctttgtttttattttgccttttcttgATGCCACTGAACTTATCTTATGACCTGATATATTACAGTTTCATGGGAATAGAACCAATAGACAATGGATATACAGTTAAAAGGAGAATAAGGTTCAATTGATTTAAACAAAGGCTGAATAGTTCCACTGTGGTTAGAAAGCCTAGAAAACCAGTTGTTGCCCAGTCTCTAAGAAGCTGGACACTCAGAACAATAGGGCCAATGCTCCAACCCTAGTCCAAGGCTGAAGACCTAGGAGCTCCCTAGATAATCACTATAGTTTGAGTCTCCCATTTAAAAGTTGAAGCCTGGTatggtgcacatgcctttagtcccagcacttgggaggcagaggcaggtggatctttgtgagtctgaagcTAGCTTTAATCAGACcctgaatgaatgagtaaatgagtGAATGTTAAATGAACTGCAGTCTGGTGACTTCAAGTCATGGCAGAAGCAAAAAATTTCCCATTCAAGAGCAATCAAGCTTGGTAGTTGTATAGCAGCTTCCCCCTTCTGGGCTTTGTTAGTTCAGTCCCATATTGATGATGCAGTACCATCAATGTTCAGGGAAGGGGGGACGTCTTTCTCCTTTACTTTCCTGACCTGATGCTGATCATCCTTGGAAATACTGCCAGAAATCTTTCCAGAaaggccagtgagatgtctcagtgtgtAATCCTGCTTACCACCA is part of the Arvicola amphibius chromosome 8, mArvAmp1.2, whole genome shotgun sequence genome and encodes:
- the LOC119821128 gene encoding LOW QUALITY PROTEIN: zinc finger protein interacting with ribonucleoprotein K-like (The sequence of the model RefSeq protein was modified relative to this genomic sequence to represent the inferred CDS: deleted 1 base in 1 codon); amino-acid sequence: MALTQGCVSFEDVAICFSHEEWRLLDKTQRLLYLSVTLQNFALINSLGCGHRTEAEEQRVSTRASQAWRSETAPSAPKAHLCEKCVPILQDILHLPDLPGQKHSVEVSSKCDRHQKHTSTENPLKTNAGKASYLKRCLFHMSAKSFPSWDIEKDLPDILSLLKSQVFPNSKKPSESTEGGKETHSHKSHRSGDCGKPSSQKQAVVHQPKASYGKKLYECSKCGKTFRGKYSLDQHQRVHTGERPWECSDCGKLFSQTSHLNDHRRIHTGERPYECSECGKLFRQNSSLVDHQKIHTGARPYECSQCGKSFSQKATLVKHQRVHTGERPYKCTECGNSFSQSAILNQHRRIHTGAKPYECNECGKSFSQKATLIKHQRVHTGERPYKCSECGKSFSQSSILIQHRRIHTGARPYECGQCGKSFSQKSGLMQHQVVHTGERPYECDTCGNSFSQCSSLIHHQKCHSAKKPHESSKCG